The Candidatus Poribacteria bacterium nucleotide sequence GCCAAAAGTCCCGTTCACATAGTCATAAGTGGCTTGATTTGACGGATTTTCAGAGAAAATTATATCTGTTGTATCAATCTCAATGAGGTCGCCATTGAGAAAAAAGGCGGTGCGGTTTGCCAACCGCTTTGCTTGTTGCACCAAATTCGTGACGAGCAAAATCGTCATTTCTGTCCGTAAAGATTTGAGGACTTCTTCAATACGCATTGTTGTAACAGGATCAATAGCAATTGAGAATTCGTCGAGGCAGAGAATCTCCGGTTGATGCGAAAGGGCACGAGCGATCGTCAAGCGTTGTTGTTGTCCACCTGATAATTTAGTGCCGAGTGTGTTCAACCTGTCCTTTACCTCCTCCCACAGGGCTGCTTGTTGTAAGCACCGTTCAACAATTTCGTCTAATTCCGATTTCGCACGGACGCCTGCTGTGCGGGGCGCAAAAGCGACGTTATCGTATATGGAAAGTGGCAGACCAACGGGTAAAGGCTGAACCATGCCGATGCGCCGACGTAGGCCGTATACATCGCCAATTGTGCTAATATCTTCGC carries:
- a CDS encoding phosphate ABC transporter ATP-binding protein, which encodes MKSNSHNGSQNTAVIEVTDLKVHYGNTPALKGVSFDVYQNEILGIIGPAQSGKTTLLKVINRTLEFTPDITVEGSVKLDGEDISTIGDVYGLRRRIGMVQPLPVGLPLSIYDNVAFAPRTAGVRAKSELDEIVERCLQQAALWEEVKDRLNTLGTKLSGGQQQRLTIARALSHQPEILCLDEFSIAIDPVTTMRIEEVLKSLRTEMTILLVTNLVQQAKRLANRTAFFLNGDLIEIDTTDIIFSENPSNQATYDYVNGTFG